In the Vogesella sp. XCS3 genome, ACGTAAGCAATTTTGGACTAGTTTCATGAGCAATACTCATGGTACGCATCGCCATTGCACATACTCCCCTGCACGCAGGGGGACAAGCTCGTCATTTCCATAAGACAAAGCAGCAGGCACCTGCCACGCTTCGCGTACCAAGCTTAGTGTGTCTGTATTGCGCGGCAGTTGATAAAAATCAGGTCCATTGAAACTGGCGAAGGCTTCCAGCTTGTCTAGCGCACCGGCTGCGTCAAATGCTTCGGCGTACAGCTCGATGGCAGCGTTGGCCGTGTACATGCCGGCACAGCCGCAGGCGTTTTCCTTGGTGTTGCGCGCGTGCGGTGCGCTGTCGGTACCCAGGAAGAATTTCTTGCTGCCGCTGGTCGCCGCAGCCAGCAGGGCTTCGCGGTGCGTTTCGCGCTTGAGTACCGGCAGGCAGTAGTGGTGCGGGCGGATACCGCCGGTAAACAGCGCATTACGGTTCATCAACAGGTGGTGGGCGGTAATGGTGGCGGCAATATTGTCGCCTGCGCTGGCCACGTACTCGGCAGCCTGGCGGGTAGTAATGTGCTCGAACACCACACGCAGTGTGGGCAGGCGTTTCAACAACGGCTCAAACACAGTGTCGATGAACACCGCTTCTCGGTCGAACACATCCACCGCCGGGTCGGTGACTTCACCGTGCACCAGCAGCGGCATGCCCACTTCCGCCATGGCTTCCAGTGCCACCATGGCGTTATTCACGTCACGGACACCCGCATCCGAATTGGTTGTTGCGCCAGCAGGGTACAGCTTGATGCCATGCACAAAACCACTGGCCTTGGCCTTGCGTACTTCTTCGGCCGTCGTGGTTTCGGTGAGATACAGCGTCATCAGCGGCTCAAAGCTGCTGCCTGCCGGGCGCGCGGCCAGGATGCGCTCGCGATAGGCGGCAGCCATCTCGACCGTGGTTACTGGCGGTTTCAGATTGGGCATGATGATGGCGCGCCCCATCTGGCGACAGGTATCGGGCAGCACGGCAGCCAGTGCAGCACCGTCGCGTACGTGCAAGTGCCAGTCATCAGGGCGGGTAATGGTCAGTTTCATGTAGCAACCTTATGCAATCATCAATATAAAGAAAGGCGCCATACGGCGCCTTTATCACTTACGGCGAATCGACAGGGAAAAACGCCCGTCTTCCTGAACAGTAGAAGTCAGCAGCACATTGCCAGTCTGGCGGCAGAATGCCTCGAAATCCTTGGGCGCCCCGGGATCGGTAGCCAGAACGGACAACACCTTGCCACTTTCCATGGTTGCCAGTGCCTTTTTGGCTCGCAGGATAGGCAAGGGGCAGTTTAGCCCCGACAAGTCCAGCGCAAGATCTGGCTGCATAAACACTTCCTCCAAGCGTAGAGCGGTTACAATCAAAACATTATTTTAAAGGCCTTCGGCAAAATGCCCAAGGACAGCTGCCATGTGCATCATTGCCCTTGCCTACAAGACACCGGCGCTCGGGCCGCTGGTTTTACTGGCGAACCGCGACGAATACTACACCCGCCCGGCGCTGGCGCTGGACTTCTGGCCAGACTACCCGCAAATACTGGGGGGGCGGGATGTGCAGGCAGGCGGCAGCTGGATGGCTATCGATACGCGCGGCCGTTTTGCCGCGGTCACGCACATCCGCGAAGGCCGCGCCGTTGCCGCGGCACGTTCGCGTGGGGAACTGGTGCAGCGCTTTGTCAGTGGTGATGAAAGTGCCCTGGAGTACGCGGCCTGGCTCAAGGCGCACACAGGCGACTACGGCCCGTTCAATCTGATCTTTGGCCAGGTCAGTGATTTACTGCACTTCAACAGCAGAACCAAATCGCTCAACCGCATCGCGCCTGGTATCCACGTGCTCTCGAATGCCGACATGGATACGCGCTGGTTCAAGGCGGAACAACTACGCCAGAAGATGGCAACCTTGAAACGGCCACCCAGTGACAGCGAAGTACTCCCTTGGCTGATGAACCTGGAAAGCGCCCCGCCAGAACAGCTACCCAATACCGGCATTGGCTCGGCGCTGGAAAAAATGCTGTCGCCAGTGTTTATCGTTGGCCGCGACTACGGCACCCGCTGCAGTAGCATCGTGAACGTTTCCGCTCGCGGCGATGTCAGCTTTACCGAGGTAAGCTACGGTATCGGTGGGCGCGAAAGCGGACGCCGCCGCCACCAGCTTCGTATTGGACAACTCAGGAAAATACCGTGAAAACCCGCCTTATCATGCTAAGCCTGCTTGCTGCGGCCAACCTCGCCCATGCCGACTTGGCTGAAAAAATAAGCAATCGCAAACCTAACCGTTATCAACCTGACACCGCGTGGCAAGAACAGGCCTTGCCCCTGCCTGGTTACCCTGTAACCGCCCAGTGGATCGAGCTGGATGTTCCCGTTACAGTCAAACCACGTGTTTTTATCGACAGTAGTAGCCTGATATTGGCAGAAGATCGCACGGTACGCTTTGCTCTTCGCCAGCTCAGTAGCAGCGGCATCGAC is a window encoding:
- the pyrC gene encoding dihydroorotase yields the protein MKLTITRPDDWHLHVRDGAALAAVLPDTCRQMGRAIIMPNLKPPVTTVEMAAAYRERILAARPAGSSFEPLMTLYLTETTTAEEVRKAKASGFVHGIKLYPAGATTNSDAGVRDVNNAMVALEAMAEVGMPLLVHGEVTDPAVDVFDREAVFIDTVFEPLLKRLPTLRVVFEHITTRQAAEYVASAGDNIAATITAHHLLMNRNALFTGGIRPHHYCLPVLKRETHREALLAAATSGSKKFFLGTDSAPHARNTKENACGCAGMYTANAAIELYAEAFDAAGALDKLEAFASFNGPDFYQLPRNTDTLSLVREAWQVPAALSYGNDELVPLRAGEYVQWRCVP
- a CDS encoding sulfurtransferase TusA family protein; translation: MQPDLALDLSGLNCPLPILRAKKALATMESGKVLSVLATDPGAPKDFEAFCRQTGNVLLTSTVQEDGRFSLSIRRK
- a CDS encoding NRDE family protein translates to MCIIALAYKTPALGPLVLLANRDEYYTRPALALDFWPDYPQILGGRDVQAGGSWMAIDTRGRFAAVTHIREGRAVAAARSRGELVQRFVSGDESALEYAAWLKAHTGDYGPFNLIFGQVSDLLHFNSRTKSLNRIAPGIHVLSNADMDTRWFKAEQLRQKMATLKRPPSDSEVLPWLMNLESAPPEQLPNTGIGSALEKMLSPVFIVGRDYGTRCSSIVNVSARGDVSFTEVSYGIGGRESGRRRHQLRIGQLRKIP
- a CDS encoding CNP1-like family protein, which gives rise to MKTRLIMLSLLAAANLAHADLAEKISNRKPNRYQPDTAWQEQALPLPGYPVTAQWIELDVPVTVKPRVFIDSSSLILAEDRTVRFALRQLSSSGIDNISLEGMHCGERTQRSFAFADTVGKRWIASSRVEWRRLDGNSALLQTVIKALCPEDAPPLSAEELANNLKQAAKRR